Proteins encoded within one genomic window of Rhododendron vialii isolate Sample 1 chromosome 1a, ASM3025357v1:
- the LOC131332303 gene encoding pectinesterase-like codes for MDDHHIEDFDYFHMHMKDGSRDLVVSNPVALFVVRNLNRSSRQSIIQICLISLIAPPINITFNATVAQDGSGDYTTIKAAIDVAPVGSANRYYIHVKQGVYRDEYVTVEKNKINIALIGDDARNTFITGNRSIAMGYTNVPETASMIVDGSGFMARSITFENSAPPPNSHQAVALTNNADHSAFYQCVFLSYQDTLLANHNRQFYKDCDIYGSVDFVWGFAKAVFQDCRLYARRIGSDGNMVTAQGKDTPTLDSGFSFQNCKVTIDPNLALRKSEVSVVLGRPWKDYATVVFMESFLDDIVKPEGWLISWDNIRKPYIFYAEYNNSGPGANTSGRVKWPGCRVLTSATEATRFTVSKFIDGDAWIPEMGIPYQGGLNA; via the exons ATGGATGATCATCACATAGAGGATTTTGATTACTTCCACATGCACATGAAAGATGGGAGCAGGGACCTTGTAGTGAGCAACCCTGTTGCGCTCTTTGTAGTgcgtaatctgaaccgttcatctcgacaatcaataatTCAGATATGTTTGATATCTTTGATTG CTCCCCCCATCAATATTACCTTCAATGCCACTGTAGCCCAGGATGGTTCCGGTGACTACACCACAATAAAGGCTGCAATCGATGTTGCTCCTGTCGGAAGTGCGAATAGATATTATATCCATGTTAAGCAGGGAGTCTACAGAGACGAATACGTCACtgtggagaaaaacaaaataaacatcGCATTGATCGGCGATGATGCTCGCAACACCTTTATTACCGGGAACCGGAGCATTGCCATGGGATATACAAACGTCCCCGAAACTGCATCAATGA TTGTCGATGGCTCAGGATTTATGGCTCGATCAATAACCTTTGAGAATTCAGCTCCACCACCCAATAGTCATCAAGCTGTTGCTTTGACCAATAACGCCGATCACTCCGCATTCTATCAGTGCGTTTTCTTGAGTTACCAAGACACCCTATTGGCAAACCACAATCGACAATTCTATAAGGATTGTGATATCTATGGAAGCGTAGATTTTGTTTGGGGTTTTGCCAAAGCAGTGTTTCAGGATTGCCGTTTATACGCACGCCGAATCGGCTCCGATGGCAACATGGTCACCGCTCAGGGGAAGGATACCCCAACCTTGGATAGTGGATTTTCATTCCAAAACTGTAAGGTTACTATTGACCCAAATCTAGCGCTGCGTAAGAGTGAAGTGTCGGTTGTCCTTGGTCGGCCGTGGAAGGATTATGCTACAGTCGTGTTCATGGAGTCATTCCTAGACGATATTGTCAAACCAGAAGGGTGGTTGATCTCATGGGATAACATACGCAAACCCTATATATTCTATGCGGAGTATAATAACTCAGGTCCAGGTGCAAACACAAGTGGAAGAGTCAAATGGCCAGGGTGTAGGGTGTTAACAAGTGCAACAGAAGCTACCCGTTTTACAGTTTCCAAGTTCATTGATGGAGATGCATGGATACCAGAAATGGGTATTCCATATCAAGGTGGTTTAAATGCATGA
- the LOC131332312 gene encoding probable pectinesterase/pectinesterase inhibitor 17, translating into MDAVLTRMSWTVGQAMLGTEHVVGPSAAIETIVSSFPSRCRKWSIKEDVIRGTLGKRNPRPRLLTLGHVVDGSGLMARSITFENSAPPPKSHQAVALTNNANHSAFYQCVFLGYQDTLLANHNRQFYKDCDIYGSVDFVWGYAKAVFQDCRLYARRIGSDGNMVTAQGKYSPTLDSGFSFQNCKVTVDPNLALHKSEVSVVLGRPWMDYATVVFMESFLDTIVKPAGWSIRWDNIPKPHIFYAEYNNSGPGANTSGRVKWPGYRVLTSAAEAIPFTVSKFIDGDSWIPETGIPYQGGLNA; encoded by the exons atggATGCTGTTCTGACGCGGATGAGCTGGACcgtcggccaagccatgctcggcaccgagcatgttgtgggaccttcggcGGCTATCGAAACGATCGTATCCTCCTTCCCGAGCAGGTGTAGGAAATGGAGTATTAAAGAAGATGTAATTAGAGGAACCCTCGGCAAAAGGAACCCTCGGCCACGGTTGCTGACCCTCGGCCACG TTGTTGATGGATCAGGATTGATGGCTCGATCAATAACCTTTGAGAATTCAGCTCCACCACCCAAAAGTCATCAAGCTGTTGCTCTGACCAATAACGCCAATCACTCCGCATTCTATCAGTGTGTTTTCTTGGGTTACCAAGACACTCTATTGGCAAACCACAATCGACAATTTTACAAGGACTGTGATATCTACGGTAGCGTAGATTTTGTTTGGGGTTATGCGAAAGCAGTGTTTCAGGATTGCCGCTTATACGCACGCCGAATCGGCTCCGATGGCAACATGGTTACTGCTCAGGGGAAGTATAGCCCAACCTTGGATAGTGGATTTTCATTCCAAAACTGTAAGGTTACCGTTGACCCTAATCTAGCACTGCATAAGAGTGAAGTGTCAGTTGTCCTTGGTCGGCCGTGGATGGATTACGCTACGGTCGTGTTCATGGAGTCATTCCTGGACACTATCGTCAAACCAGCAGGGTGGTCGATCAGATGGGATAACATACCCAAACCCCATATATTCTATGCAGAGTATAATAACTCGGGTCCAGGTGCAAACACAAGTGGAAGGGTCAAATGGCCAGGGTATAGAGTGCTCACAAGTGCCGCTGAAGCTATCCCTTTTACGGTTTCGAAGTTCATAGACGGAGATTCTTGGATACCAGAAACGGGTATACCATATCAGGGTGGTTTAAATGCGTGA